In the genome of Fischerella sp. PCC 9605, the window GTTCGAGATCATTTCTCAAGTAATCTCGTACTCCCAAGAAAAAATACAAGTTTCCAATAAAAGGTGCCCGATTTCATACTTGCATTCTGCACCTCCTATTCCAGTTTAGTGCTTAGTTTTCCTAACATACCAAACTGTCTAACGTTTTTAAAGCTAAGAGGACATCATCCATGACACTCAATCTTAGTTTAGCTCGCAATTACGAACCAGAAGATGTCTGGTTGCCTTTTTCCGAGAGCATCCTGGAGTGGGATAGAGATTTTTATCAATTAATGCTAAATGATGAAATCAGAATGATTGCTTATAAAAATGCAATTCAGCAAGTGGTTAAGCCTGGAATGGTTGTTTTGGATCTTGGTACTGGAACAGGAATTTTAGGATTATGGGCTTTGCAAGCAGGTGCAAAATATCTATACGCTATTGATCTAAATTCCGAAATACTTTCTATTGCAATCCAAACATTTGAGCAAGGAAATTTCACTGGAAGATATGAGGTTTTTAACGGTATTTCCTATGATATCAATCTCCCAACACGGGTAGATCTGATTATTTCTGAAATTATGGGAAATATTGGGGACAATGAAGATTTTATACCAATTTTAACAGACGCGCGCCACCGCTTTCTTAAGAAAGAAGGAAGAATGTTGCCGTCTAGAGTATACAGTAAGTTAGTACCAGTAAGCTCTCTCAAAGCTCACCAACAAGTCCAATCAAAAAATGCCAAAAGAATAAATGCAAACTACAGCATAGAAAACATTTTACAAAGATTTGCAATTAAGAGTCCGTTTAGCATTTACTATGATGTGATTATTCCACATACAAGTTACCTCAGTACCCCCCAGGTAGCCAAAGAATTCAAATTAGATGGGAATGATCAACCTGTTTACGAAATCGCTCTCACTTTCACTGTAGAAGTAGATGGTATTTTTACTGGATTCAAAGGAAGTTTTGTTGCCAATCTTTCGGACTCAGTTACTTTAGATATATCAGGATGTGATATTGCATCTCGTACCACTTCCGACAGTTGGAAACACTGCTATTTACCAGTGGAAATTCCAGTGGAGGTAAAGCTTGGTGATGAGATTTACTTACTTTATAGTCGTTCTTATCCCAAATATAGAGATTCACTGTTTCGACAATGTTATAAGTGGAGTGGAACCATCAAACGTCAAGGTCACGTAATCAATGTTTTTCATCAAAGTATGGAAGGTGGGGAGTAGCGAAATATTGAAGCAATATTGAAACTAAGTAAACTGGGAAAATATTTAAAAAAGTAGTTTTTCTATTACTTAAGAAAACGAGTTATTCAACTATTGTTGATTATCTTGAAACTTTTCTAAACCTGCAAATAATTAAGGTAAGTATTGATGGCTAGAAATCAAACAGAATTGATTGATTCATCACTATTTTTAGGAATGCACAGTGTCAACGAAGAAATTAGAATCTCATGTAAAAATTACTTTGTAGGAAGGCTGCAGAAAACAATAGGCATGAGCTTAGAACATGTTGGGGGCTGTGACAATATCATCTGGTTGTATCCAAGGGAATTACAAGATGCTTACTACCCCTTCATGGATACATTGCATACAATTATGAAGATGAACAGGCTTCCGTATGAAGACAATGACATTAAAATAGCTCTGGCTGACTCACAATTACAAGCTTTACCTATGTACGATAGGTTACTGATTGCACTTGCAAAAAGTCGCAAGGAGGTTGTTTATACAGTGAATAAACAGCTCCTTAGCAAAGGTAATTTACCAGTTTGTAATCCGCAATTTTCTCATGAAAAAAGTTTTCCTGATTTCTTGGAACATTTGTATCAAACATCCTTACAACTAAGAATACCAAACAGCCAACTTACGAGTGATTACTACAGCAATCCTAACAGATGAGTGGGTAAAAAAATTGCTCAACAGTATAACAAAACTCAAATAATACGACCTATCTCAATTAAGTATAAGGAAATTTGACATGAATTACAGTAAAAAGCTGTTTCTATATAACCGTAGCATTTTAGATACAGATTCTTACCAAGAACTGCTGGAAATTGAAAATTCATGGATATCTGAAATTTTTGACTCTATTAAAAGTAAAACAAAAATAATTAAATCAAAAACAGAATTTCAAGAAGCATTCGATCACCTCCTTTTGGAAGAACGTAACGCACCTTCAGAAGATGCTGATTATATATCAACTCAGATAAGTTTTGATGAATTTCTGATAATTATCCAGGAGTTTGCTGTTGATGGCCTTACTGAAGCTCAAGCATTTTTCCCTATCATTCCTAGACTTCCTATCACAGCCCAAATGCCTATTTTAAGAGTGTTAATTGATGAATTTGGTTGTGGTAATTTTCAGCAAGCACACTCTAGTCTTTATAATCAGTTGCTGTCTGAGTTAGGACTACCTACCACTATTGAAAGCTATCTAGATATTTTAAATCCTGAAAGCTATGCTTTCTTGAATATATTCTACTGGCTAACAAAGAGAGCGCCAGATGTCGAATATTTTCTAGGGGCTTTAGCATACTTAGAAAGTATGATTCCTTTTGCTTTTAAGTGCTTTGCAAACGCCTGCCAGAGATTCAATATCGTTAACAGTAAATATTATACGGAGCATATTCACATTGACTATTTTCACGCAAAGGATACATTGCGGGCACTATGGGAAGTAGAGACAGCTATTGGTCTTGATTATACAAAAGCCTGGACAGGCGTCCAGATAGCAAGTTTCATTACTGCACAGGCTTTTGATGCCGCTTTAAAAAAAGCAAAAAAAAAATTAGTGGCTCTGTAGTAAGCATCAATAAAAGCTATAAATTGGCTTCTGAGTTGACCTCTATCAAAGCAGATTATAGTTCAGAAAAATTTTCCGTAAAACTTAAAGACCAAGAGTATCTTATTCCTGTAGCTTGCCCCCATCGCGGAGGTAAAATGTACTGTGGCTTTATTAATGAAAAAAAAGGAACTATAGCCTGTCCTTTACATTTCTCCAAATTTGATATTGCCTCAGGCAAAGTCTTAGCAGGGCCTGCATGTGCCTCCCTTGAGGTTATCGAAATACTAAACAATAAATGAGAGAACTAAGAAAATTGATTTTTGTTAAAGCAGTTCTATTCCAGAAGTGCATAAATTAATTGTGTTTGCACTCATTAAGAATACAGAAGAAAGCTTTGTAGTAAGCGATAGAGCTAATCCGACGGGTAGTTAGTGAAAATCTAGAAGATCCTAAATACTGTGATATCTATGCTAGCTTTTGACATTGCGTGGGTACGTGCCCAATTTCCAGCACTTACACAACAAACCAAAGAATCAGCAACTATTTTCTTTGATGGTCCAGGTGGAACACAAACACCTCAACAGGTTATTGATGCTATAAGCGACTATCTGAGATATAAAAACGCCAATACTCACGGTGCGTTTAACAGGAGTGTACGAACTGACGAAATAATTGTCTCAGCTCGTTCTGCAATGGCTCAGTTTCTTGGATGTGACAAAGATGAAGTTGTGTTTGGTTCCAACATGACTTCCCTAACCTTTGCTTTGAGTCGGGCAATTGGTCGTCAGTTGCATTTAGGAGACGAAATCATTGTTACCCGGTTGGATCACGATGCCAACTTCACCCCTTGGCTAGCCCTAGAAGAGCATGGTGTCGTAGTTCGTGTTGTAGATATTCATGTTGAAGATTGCACACTGGATATGACTAATCTGGTACAGCAACTCAATGAGCGTACTCGGCTAGTTGCGGTAGGCTACGCTTCCAATGCTGTCGGAACTATCAACGATGTGGCTGAGGTAGCACGGCTAGCCCATGCTTTTGGTGCAATGGTCTTCGTTGATGCTGTCCATTATGCACCACATGGACCGATTGATGTGCAGACGATTGACTGCGACTTTCTAGTCTGTTCGCCGTACAAGTTCTTCGGACCACATCTGGGTGTTCTCTATGGTAAACGTGAACATCTCACTCGTTTACGTCCTTACAAAGTTCGACCAGCTTCAGATCAGATCCCTGAGTGTTGGGAAACTGGAACACAGAACCACGAGGCAATTGCTGGCACTATAGCTACCATTGACTACATAGCTGAACTAGGTCGCCGTGTTGCTCCCACTGCTATAGATTACCGCAAACAGCTGCTAGCAGCTATGGAAGCGATCCGTCGCTACGAAAGGGAACTTTGTGAGCAGCTGGTTACTGGACTGCTGAAGATTCCTGATTTAACTCTCTATGGTATACGCGATATAGCTGGCTTTGCCTGGCGCACACCAACAATTGGAGTTCGTTTAGCAGGTTATACTCCATGTGAGCTAGCCCAAATATTATCTGAGCGTGGTATCTGCACCTGGGATGGTAACCATTATGCAATCAACCTCACTGAGCGGCTAGGAATTGAATCAAGTGGTGGTCTATTACGCATTGGATTAGTGCACTATAACAGTGCTTTTGAAGTTGAGTTTTTCCTAGAACAACTCTATGAAATTAGCAGTCGTAGGTCTAGATATAGCGTTAAGATAGCTGGGTTAGCTCAATAAGCAGGTTATCAGTCAATACGGTTCAGATCAAATAATTTCCTTACCGATAACCTTTGTAGAGACTAGCAATTGCAATGTCTCTACACATTGGAAAACCCCACAATAACTTTAACTGAACGATATTAGGTTATCAGTACGATTTTGAGAGCAAGTTCATACCAAATAGGAGCAAGGATGACATCGGTTCACGCTAGCAGGTTGCTGTGTATCCTCCTTATCCATCTGGTATTTGGCTACTGATACTGCTTATTGATATCCTGCCGACCCATTTCCTTTCCAAATAAAGTAGGTTGCATGATGCGATCACAAGTTTATTGAGCAGATTTTATTCTGCGAAAACAATATCTCCATTTTGAAGGGATGTTGAGATAAATTTTTTCCTATTTTTCATTTTCAACTACAACTACACCTTCTTTAAGGTTGTAACTTTTTTCAGTTCATGATTCTCTATATTCATCTTATAAAAGACGGAATACAAGAGTTCAATTTCAAAGTTGAAGATACCATTACCTAGTCACAAGGAGAAAAAAAATGACTCAAATAGTATTGATTGACAAAGAAGTCACTAATGAGAAAGAACTCACTATCGCTAGTAATATTATTTGGAAGCTTGAGAAAAATCAATTGACCGATGCTATATTACTGTTTGACAAACTTACAGATAGCAAGAAGTTTCCTAAGGATTGGATTCAAGCAACAGAATATGCCTTGAGGACCGAAGATTGGGCTGCATTATCTGAAAGTTTTATTAGGAAAGAGTTTATCGGATCAGAGGGCTACTTTCTGATCATTGCTCCCCATAAACTTTGTCGGGAACAAGGAGAGACTGTTGAGTTAAGTGCTCTTTTAGGTAAGGTGATACCTATAAATTCAATGCCATTCAAGCAAGTGGAAGAGCAAGCAATCAACGTCTTTGGGAGACTGTTACAACCAATTACAGAAGTAATTCCATGTATATGTCTTTGCTCTTGTAACCACTTTAATTATGAAAATAGTGAAGCCTTCATTGTACCAGAATCATGGGCGATTCCTGGCAGTTTGGAAGGACCAATCATTAACAACATGACGCAACACCGAAAGCGATTTCATCAGCTTGTTCAAAAAAACATTCCTTCTATTTTTGAGCCTGAAACAGCTAACCTCCTATTGGATTCTCTAGCAGATGAAGCTGTAGGTTTACAGCGTCAACACATTGAGTACCAGTACCATGATGCTGGTCATGCAACAGGTTTAGGAATTAGACGTAAAGTACAAGATAACTTGTTGCTTACCTACTGGTGTGCTGCTATCGAGGAATGGAGAGCGGATAGTGTAGAGTTCGATTTAGCACACCGGACACTGCCAATAGAAGAAGTCGGAAAGCTCATAGCTGCAAACTTTTGCCTCCGTTTTGGTATAGATGCTCAACGCTGGGGTGGTAGTGATTTTGATTCTCATGCAACATCCTGTTTGCTGACTCTAGAGTATCTTTTTAGCAGTGGAGCCTTGTGCATTAAACAAGGTCAGCTCGCTCTGCGCAACCCAAATTATCAAAGTTTAGCTAAAGCAGTAGAAATACAGCGTGCAGAAGCTGTCTGTCTGACACAAGAAGAGTTATCTCTTGAACACCTTACAGGGATTGTTGGTCTTTATCAGTCAATTAAAGTGCATAAATCCACTAAAGAGATTTTTCGGGAGTTCGTAATTTTACCCTGTCAATAAATCGGGGCAGATGTTATTTACCTACTTGCATTTAGCGGCTAATAGGAAATTGACTGAACATTTAATTGATTGTGGAGTAACAGCGAGCACCTACGAAACTGTGGAAAACCCAGCTAGTAACAAACTACATGAGGGTAGGCCAGCTTAGCTTAACTCCTGCTCAATTTACTTAATTATCAAAGTATGTGCGATTAAGAATAGTCGCCAAGTTGTATTAGAGAAGATATCAAAGTCTTGTGTCATGTATAAAGAACTGTAACTAATAGTTGCAAGTGTAAATACATAAGATTAGTCTTAATTTAGTTGCAAATGCAATTAGTTTTACTGTAACAACAATTTCATCATACAAACATTACTAGGCAATTCAGCCGTAGTAAGGGTGTATAGCTTACGCGTCTACTGCTTTTCAGTGTTACATGTTATAGATTGCAGGTCGATATTAATCCTATTTGAGCTACGCAACAAGAGTTTGGAACAATGCAAATTCCGAAATTGAAGTTAATCAGCCACAACCTTTGCCCCTATGTTCAGCGAGCGGTGATTGTGTTGCTGGAAAAAGACATTTCTTATCAAAGGGAGTACATCGAGCTTTCAAACAAACCTGCTTGGTTTTTGCAAATTTCACCCCTGGGTAAAGTTCCTGTTCTGCTAGTTGATGATGAAGTATTGTTCGAGTCCGCCGTTATTTGTGAATATCTGGATGAGATTACCTCCGGTTCTCTTCATCCCGCCGATTCGTTCACAAAAGCTAAACACCGTTCTTGGATTGAGTTTGGCTCTAGCATTCTCAATAGCATTGCTGGTTTTTATAACGCAAAGGAACAGAACCTGTTTGAAGCCAAGACACAAGAAATAACTCAAAAGTTTCAAACCTTAGAGGTGCAATTGCTGCAAGGCCCCTTTTTCGGCGGCAAAAATTTTTCACTGGTTGATGCTGTTTATGGACCAATTTTCAGGTACTTCACTGTATTTGAGCAGTACAAAGACTTTGGCTTCTTTTCACAAACTCCTAAAGTTATGACTTGGCGTCTGAGATTACTGGAGCGTTCGTCTGTTGTTAATGCAGTGTTGCCAAACTATCCCCAGCTTTTACATGAGTTCTTGTTAAACAGAGGTTCTTTCCTTTCACAAATTATTCAAGCAGTGTAATCATGAAATTTTTATGAAGTTACTGATTGATGGTGTTTGGTATTCAAAGCTTCCAGAAGGTCTATCTCCTGTGACAAAGTTGACAGGTGCGGCGAAATTCCCACGACCATCGTTACGAAGAATCGAAACTGTGTCGTCTGTAGAATTGGCAGTTACCAAATCAATGTCGCCATCACCGTCCAAATCGCCAGCCCTGACTGAAGGCCCTATACCAGTTGTAAGGCTGACGGGTGCAGTGAAGGTTCCATTCCCATTGTTGCGAAGTACCGAAATTTGATTGCCAGTATCAGGATTGACACTGCTTGGATCTCTTTGGGAGTTTGCCACAACTAAATCCTGATCTCCATCCCCATCCATATCAGCAGCCACTATACCGAAGGGAGCCTGGTTGGCTGGATAATCTGTACGATTGAAAGTCATCTCACTTGACCCCTAAAAAATGGGCAGGCTTGAAACCCATTGATTGATCTGTGAACCGACGAGATATCTCGTCGAAGCCTGCCCATTTTTTCTCGTGTTGGTCTCTCATGGTAGAGCATCCTAGTTAAATATACTCAATTGTACTCCTTTAGATATACGCCATTCATCTTTGATGTAGAATGCGCGATCGCGCTTTGTTGCGGACTGTGGTTTTTCTGATGCATGACACTCGTAGCGGCAGGGAGCAGGGTGCGGGGAGAAAAGGCATGGGGGAAGGGAGCAAGGCGCTGTTTTGATGGGCTCGAGCCTTGAACGAAAAAAGCGCTCGCTCGCGCCCGCAGTTGCAATTGCAATCGAATCGAGTGAATCGTTAAAATAGTAACCCCACGAGATGTGCAACGCCGTAAGTAAATAAAGGTTAAGAGAGTAAAAAAAGGGACTATTCGACCGAGAGAATACGGACGACGATCTCAACCAGAGTCAGAAGCGTTGTCAATAGAAGTGAGGAACTACATTCTATGGCTACCGCATGGCTTCTAGAAAGCGGTAGTCGTGCATCCAACCTTCCTTTTCGTAGTCGCTCAGCACGGCGATCCGACCCGTACTCAAAAACGCCAGCTTGAAAATTTCCCACTGCTCGTCGGTGATCTCACCCACCTGCGAGGTGACGCCTCCCTCCTCCCAGATAATCGTCACTTCTCTGCCTCCGGCAATCTCGAAGTTCCCTAAGCGGGTAACCCGACCGAAATGCCACTCGAACTTAGCCCCGGCTTGTTTAGCCTGAGCCGCCTCGAGCCCCTCGGCGCTGGATTGAAGAGTTTGGTCTCCCTCATTTGCTAATGATTTTTCCTGTGTCATTACTTAGCCTTGCTTTAGTTAATTCTGCCAAAGGGCAATTTTATCTGCGGTTCGAGTTCAACTATTTGATACCACCCACGGCTCATGTCGGGTTTTGTTTTTGGTAACGGGGTGAAATGAGCAGTAGAGCAGAAAGTTACGTTAAAGACATGATGAACCAGTCTCATCTGCCTGCACATAACCCCTATATAGAAGCCAGGAGTCGATGTGCAGGTTAGGCCTTTCCAAGAAATAAAATGCCCCGCCGTATTAAATATATTTTGGCGCCCGCCCAAGTATGAACGGCGCTTTCGCCTCTTAGGCGAAAGCGACGGCGGGGCATTTTATTATTTGGAGATCCCTTAGAGAAGCCCTCATCCCTAAGACTCTAGGTGAGATTTTTGTTTCAAAGCTTAGTAGCGATTACGGGAGCCGCCGTAGCTTCCCCGTCCACCCCCAAAAGAACTCCTATTTTCTTTAGGTTTAGCCTTATTAACTTTCAGGTCACGTTCCATCCACTCAGCACCATCAAGTGCTTCAATTGCAGCTGTTTCTTCCGCATCCGTATCCATTTCCACAAAACCAAAACCGCGTAAACGACCTGTTTCACGGTCAGTAGGTAGTTGAATTCGCTTTACAGAACCATATTCTGCAAAAACGGCATTCAGACTATCTTCTGTAATTTCATAAGAAAGATTGCCTACATAAATTGACATAGATTGTCTCCGAAATCATAATTGTGTAGAGATTGTAGGTTTCGGAGAAAAGTCTGTAAATAACAAAGAGAAAAGCCCATCAATACTAAAAACAAACGCGATCACCGAATTAACTCTCACTTATCAGTATGACATAGCCAACAATTCTCACCTGATAGTTGCAAAAACTGTCATATAAAGTTAGGTAAGCAATTTATAACTAAGTAGAAGTTGGTAAGTTGCAATTTAAGCAGATATCAATCTCCACAAATGTCATATATTTTTAACCAGCTCACTTTTTACAAGACTGTATGCAAATAGATGTCTTGTTTCATAGTTTGAGTACATATCTTAAATACAAAATCAAGTGAACGTTCTATTACCCCTCAACCGCAAACCGCCGCATCATCTCCCGCAACTCCACAGCCTCCCCCTGACGGCGTATAAACGACCTCTTGTGAGGAGTGCGATCGCGCTTTGCTTATGCTGGTCGGTCACGCCTAAGTCTTGCCGCTGCGCTCTGAGCGTTGCTGTTGGGTGCGGTAGCGTTCCCCTGCCTGTCCCCGCTAAAAAATTAGAGTTGCAATAGCGCTTTACAGGGTTTTCGTATGATTAGAAGGATTATAGGGAAACGGCAGGAGATCAACCGTTTCCACGGTTGGAGTATTTTTGAACAAGCCGCGCATACAATGTCACAAGCCGTCTGTATGCCTTTATAGAAGCTGTATGCGCTTGTTGTGCCTGTATGTACAAGCAAAAGAGTTCAGTCTTACTCTTTTCTCTAGTGTTAATGAGTACAACTAAGTCGCAGACTTGTGTATGGTACTTTTGAAAGTTACAGTACTCTGTGATAAACTCAATAAACTCACGAGAAACATAACTAATATCTTGACAGCAGTTGAAACACATAAGTAATTTAGGGAGCAAGGATTGTTACAAACTAACAACCCTTGTTCCCTAAAACATCTTTCGTCAGAGACAGTACAAAATAAGGTTTTCTGTAAATCTAGCTACATTTGACACCGTCTTTTGGCTTCCTTGCCCAAAGACGGTGTGATCAAATCCTTCCTCAAGTGGTTTATATGGGTTGTAGTTTGACAGGCATTGAAAGTTTGATTGTTCGACCAGACACAGCGATCGCCCTGTAGGGCAGGGCTACCTTGTGTGGTAATCGCTTTGCGAGGCGGCAAAATGCTGACGATAATCCTATATGTGCCAGTGACTTTAAGAGTTTATTTTAAATGTACGCCATCTGATCGCTACTGTTGGTTTGGAGTGAGTAACCAGTTTGCTACCAGGTGAACACCAACAGCCCAGAAGAGGCAATCATCCGGTAATTGTTGAGTTTTGGTCATACCACTAACCCCATCGGGAGCGGCGGGTGCCGGCATCCCCTGGCGCGATCGCGCTTTGTTGCGGACTGTGGTTTTTCTGATGCGGGACACGTGCCATGATTGTTTTAGACCTTTTGTAGGGGTAGTGGGCACGTAGCAGCAAAAAACGGCAAAGTAGTACAATTGTGCTTTTCTAAAGACCTTCAAACCTGTATTCAGTAGTTCCAGTAGAGTCGCTTCTTTCATCAAACTGGATAATCTG includes:
- a CDS encoding 50S ribosomal protein L11 methyltransferase; this translates as MTLNLSLARNYEPEDVWLPFSESILEWDRDFYQLMLNDEIRMIAYKNAIQQVVKPGMVVLDLGTGTGILGLWALQAGAKYLYAIDLNSEILSIAIQTFEQGNFTGRYEVFNGISYDINLPTRVDLIISEIMGNIGDNEDFIPILTDARHRFLKKEGRMLPSRVYSKLVPVSSLKAHQQVQSKNAKRINANYSIENILQRFAIKSPFSIYYDVIIPHTSYLSTPQVAKEFKLDGNDQPVYEIALTFTVEVDGIFTGFKGSFVANLSDSVTLDISGCDIASRTTSDSWKHCYLPVEIPVEVKLGDEIYLLYSRSYPKYRDSLFRQCYKWSGTIKRQGHVINVFHQSMEGGE
- a CDS encoding DUF6190 family protein, coding for MARNQTELIDSSLFLGMHSVNEEIRISCKNYFVGRLQKTIGMSLEHVGGCDNIIWLYPRELQDAYYPFMDTLHTIMKMNRLPYEDNDIKIALADSQLQALPMYDRLLIALAKSRKEVVYTVNKQLLSKGNLPVCNPQFSHEKSFPDFLEHLYQTSLQLRIPNSQLTSDYYSNPNR
- a CDS encoding iron-containing redox enzyme family protein, with the protein product MNYSKKLFLYNRSILDTDSYQELLEIENSWISEIFDSIKSKTKIIKSKTEFQEAFDHLLLEERNAPSEDADYISTQISFDEFLIIIQEFAVDGLTEAQAFFPIIPRLPITAQMPILRVLIDEFGCGNFQQAHSSLYNQLLSELGLPTTIESYLDILNPESYAFLNIFYWLTKRAPDVEYFLGALAYLESMIPFAFKCFANACQRFNIVNSKYYTEHIHIDYFHAKDTLRALWEVETAIGLDYTKAWTGVQIASFITAQAFDAALKKAKKKLVAL
- a CDS encoding Rieske (2Fe-2S) protein, which encodes MASELTSIKADYSSEKFSVKLKDQEYLIPVACPHRGGKMYCGFINEKKGTIACPLHFSKFDIASGKVLAGPACASLEVIEILNNK
- a CDS encoding cysteine desulfurase-like protein: MLAFDIAWVRAQFPALTQQTKESATIFFDGPGGTQTPQQVIDAISDYLRYKNANTHGAFNRSVRTDEIIVSARSAMAQFLGCDKDEVVFGSNMTSLTFALSRAIGRQLHLGDEIIVTRLDHDANFTPWLALEEHGVVVRVVDIHVEDCTLDMTNLVQQLNERTRLVAVGYASNAVGTINDVAEVARLAHAFGAMVFVDAVHYAPHGPIDVQTIDCDFLVCSPYKFFGPHLGVLYGKREHLTRLRPYKVRPASDQIPECWETGTQNHEAIAGTIATIDYIAELGRRVAPTAIDYRKQLLAAMEAIRRYERELCEQLVTGLLKIPDLTLYGIRDIAGFAWRTPTIGVRLAGYTPCELAQILSERGICTWDGNHYAINLTERLGIESSGGLLRIGLVHYNSAFEVEFFLEQLYEISSRRSRYSVKIAGLAQ
- a CDS encoding DUF6014 family protein, translating into MTQIVLIDKEVTNEKELTIASNIIWKLEKNQLTDAILLFDKLTDSKKFPKDWIQATEYALRTEDWAALSESFIRKEFIGSEGYFLIIAPHKLCREQGETVELSALLGKVIPINSMPFKQVEEQAINVFGRLLQPITEVIPCICLCSCNHFNYENSEAFIVPESWAIPGSLEGPIINNMTQHRKRFHQLVQKNIPSIFEPETANLLLDSLADEAVGLQRQHIEYQYHDAGHATGLGIRRKVQDNLLLTYWCAAIEEWRADSVEFDLAHRTLPIEEVGKLIAANFCLRFGIDAQRWGGSDFDSHATSCLLTLEYLFSSGALCIKQGQLALRNPNYQSLAKAVEIQRAEAVCLTQEELSLEHLTGIVGLYQSIKVHKSTKEIFREFVILPCQ
- a CDS encoding glutathione S-transferase family protein; protein product: MQIPKLKLISHNLCPYVQRAVIVLLEKDISYQREYIELSNKPAWFLQISPLGKVPVLLVDDEVLFESAVICEYLDEITSGSLHPADSFTKAKHRSWIEFGSSILNSIAGFYNAKEQNLFEAKTQEITQKFQTLEVQLLQGPFFGGKNFSLVDAVYGPIFRYFTVFEQYKDFGFFSQTPKVMTWRLRLLERSSVVNAVLPNYPQLLHEFLLNRGSFLSQIIQAV
- a CDS encoding FG-GAP-like repeat-containing protein, with protein sequence MTFNRTDYPANQAPFGIVAADMDGDGDQDLVVANSQRDPSSVNPDTGNQISVLRNNGNGTFTAPVSLTTGIGPSVRAGDLDGDGDIDLVTANSTDDTVSILRNDGRGNFAAPVNFVTGDRPSGSFEYQTPSISNFIKIS
- a CDS encoding RNA recognition motif domain-containing protein, which codes for MSIYVGNLSYEITEDSLNAVFAEYGSVKRIQLPTDRETGRLRGFGFVEMDTDAEETAAIEALDGAEWMERDLKVNKAKPKENRSSFGGGRGSYGGSRNRY